A region of Williamwhitmania taraxaci DNA encodes the following proteins:
- a CDS encoding PEP/pyruvate-binding domain-containing protein, with product MAPHSNYFHDVNLDFSDTQFDLLMQKRIHKVLLICSSYDAFMLEEDGRIEELIFNEYVLHNLRYPPSFVRASSATEAIDVLQSEPIDLVISMLNIGEIDTFEMAKMMKSICPQVPIAVLTHFSREVSLKLEKEDLSAVDFVFSWLGNSELLLSIIKLIEDRMNAEHDILEVGVQTIILVEDSIRYYSSYLPHIYKVVLQQSKMSMREALNEQQQMLRMRGRPKILLATNFEEAKELYDKYKDHLLGVISDITYKMAREDTFKVKAGFELCRMVRSDDPHMPFILQSSDKSNSENARELGVGFIYKYSRTLYSELRHFIVSQFAFGDFIFIDPETGQTVGRANNLEAMQAIILTIPDSSLQYHASRNHISKWLFARALFPVAEIFKRITPEDFQDLVQVRQYIHQSISNFRFKAGRGVISKFDRTTYNKYLTFARIGDGSLGGKARGLAFINNILNKHKLFDKYPGILITIPRTVVLSTDIFDEFMESNGLSQLVLDDLSDEEILRRFLDCPLPEKVIPDLQTFIGVVSNPIAVRSSSKLEDSYYQPFAGIYSTYMIPRSCDDKRVFLLLCQAIKSVYASVFYRSSKAYIAATSNVIDEEKMGIVLQEVTGSQHENLFYPTVSGVARSINFYPIGSEKAEHGIASIAYGLGKYIVDGGISLRFSPRFPKKVLQLSTPEMALRDTQKIFFGLDLSPETFVPSTDDGVNLRKMEIADAPEDSVRHVASSYDHQSGVIMDTLSGLGPRVVTFSNILKHKTFPLAEILAELLEIGQREMNNSIEIEFAINLETPKGQPKVFSFLQIRPIVEADQLEEFSWDGVDLSKALVYSESALGNGRIHNIVDFIYVKPESFDAAKSMEIAAEMEELNARFIQLKRNYVLVGPGRWGSSDSWLGIPVKWSQISEARVIVEAGQKNFRVDPSQGTHFFQNLTAFGIGYLTINPFLGDGVFNQDLLDSMPTEYESDQIRWVRFDNPLDIIIDGKKSRGLLLQNTEMEKPSE from the coding sequence ATGGCTCCTCATAGTAATTATTTTCACGATGTTAATTTGGACTTTAGCGATACGCAGTTTGATCTACTGATGCAAAAGCGTATTCATAAGGTTTTGCTAATATGTTCTAGTTATGATGCCTTTATGCTGGAAGAGGATGGCCGCATTGAGGAGTTAATCTTCAATGAGTATGTCCTTCATAATCTTCGGTATCCACCTTCATTTGTTCGGGCATCTTCGGCAACAGAAGCTATTGATGTGCTTCAATCAGAGCCTATTGATCTCGTAATCTCGATGCTTAATATTGGGGAGATTGATACCTTTGAAATGGCTAAAATGATGAAGTCGATCTGCCCTCAGGTACCCATTGCTGTGCTTACCCATTTTTCTCGAGAGGTTTCACTTAAACTGGAGAAGGAAGATCTTAGCGCGGTTGATTTTGTTTTTTCTTGGCTGGGTAATTCTGAACTACTTTTATCTATTATAAAGTTGATCGAAGATAGGATGAACGCCGAACACGATATACTTGAAGTGGGCGTCCAGACGATAATCCTTGTGGAGGATTCCATACGTTACTATTCCTCTTATTTGCCACATATATATAAGGTTGTGCTTCAGCAATCCAAAATGTCGATGCGGGAGGCTTTGAATGAGCAGCAGCAGATGCTGCGTATGCGCGGTCGGCCAAAAATATTGCTGGCCACTAATTTCGAAGAGGCCAAAGAGCTGTATGATAAATATAAAGACCATCTTTTAGGCGTTATTAGCGATATTACCTATAAGATGGCCAGGGAGGATACGTTTAAAGTTAAGGCTGGATTCGAACTGTGCAGAATGGTGCGCAGCGATGATCCACATATGCCCTTTATTCTGCAATCGTCCGATAAGAGTAATAGTGAAAATGCAAGGGAATTGGGCGTAGGCTTTATCTACAAATATTCGCGAACCCTTTATAGTGAACTACGCCATTTCATTGTTAGCCAATTTGCCTTTGGCGATTTTATTTTTATTGATCCAGAAACAGGCCAAACAGTTGGACGAGCTAATAATTTAGAGGCAATGCAAGCGATAATTTTGACTATTCCCGATAGTTCCTTGCAATACCATGCGAGCCGTAACCATATATCTAAGTGGCTTTTTGCACGTGCTCTTTTCCCTGTAGCTGAGATTTTTAAGAGAATAACGCCTGAAGATTTCCAGGACTTGGTCCAAGTAAGGCAGTATATACACCAGTCGATTTCAAATTTTCGGTTTAAAGCGGGCCGTGGAGTAATTTCAAAATTCGATAGAACTACCTATAATAAGTATCTAACTTTTGCTCGCATAGGTGATGGTTCCTTGGGGGGTAAAGCTCGCGGCCTAGCCTTTATCAACAATATCCTTAATAAGCATAAACTGTTTGATAAATACCCCGGTATCCTTATTACCATTCCTCGGACGGTCGTTCTTTCTACGGATATATTTGATGAGTTTATGGAATCAAACGGCTTATCGCAGCTTGTTCTCGATGATTTATCCGACGAGGAGATTCTTCGACGGTTTCTTGACTGCCCGCTACCCGAAAAAGTAATCCCCGACCTACAGACATTTATTGGGGTGGTATCTAATCCTATAGCGGTGCGATCCTCCAGTAAACTTGAGGATTCTTACTATCAGCCATTTGCAGGGATTTATTCTACTTATATGATACCGAGAAGTTGCGACGACAAACGTGTGTTTTTGCTTCTTTGTCAGGCTATTAAGAGTGTTTATGCTTCTGTTTTTTATCGCAGCAGCAAAGCCTATATTGCCGCTACTTCCAATGTGATTGATGAGGAGAAAATGGGAATTGTGTTGCAAGAGGTAACTGGAAGTCAACATGAAAATCTGTTTTACCCTACAGTTTCGGGAGTAGCACGGTCAATCAATTTTTATCCTATTGGCTCGGAAAAAGCAGAGCATGGTATTGCCAGTATTGCTTATGGCCTAGGTAAATACATTGTTGATGGAGGTATTTCCCTTCGGTTTTCACCACGATTCCCTAAAAAGGTGCTTCAACTCAGCACACCAGAGATGGCCTTGCGTGATACTCAAAAGATATTCTTTGGCCTTGACCTTTCCCCTGAAACATTTGTGCCTTCCACTGACGATGGTGTTAATCTACGTAAAATGGAAATTGCTGATGCTCCAGAAGATAGTGTCAGGCATGTGGCTTCTTCTTACGATCACCAGAGTGGGGTTATTATGGATACTTTATCTGGGCTTGGCCCTCGTGTGGTTACCTTTTCGAATATTCTTAAGCATAAAACCTTTCCTCTGGCCGAAATACTTGCTGAATTACTGGAAATAGGACAGCGAGAAATGAATAACTCTATCGAAATTGAGTTTGCCATTAATTTGGAAACCCCCAAAGGGCAACCAAAAGTCTTTAGTTTCCTCCAGATTCGTCCAATTGTTGAGGCAGATCAACTGGAAGAGTTTTCTTGGGATGGAGTTGATCTTTCCAAAGCCCTCGTGTATTCCGAATCGGCATTGGGCAATGGTCGAATCCACAATATCGTTGACTTTATTTACGTGAAGCCTGAGTCCTTTGATGCAGCAAAATCGATGGAAATTGCTGCAGAAATGGAGGAACTAAACGCCAGATTTATACAACTCAAGCGGAACTACGTGCTTGTCGGACCCGGAAGATGGGGGTCAAGCGATTCTTGGCTGGGTATTCCCGTAAAATGGTCGCAGATATCAGAGGCAAGGGTGATTGTAGAGGCTGGTCAGAAAAATTTCCGCGTCGACCCAAGTCAGGGTACGCACTTTTTTCAAAATCTCACCGCTTTTGGCATCGGCTACCTCACCATTAATCCGTTTTTGGGGGATGGAGTATTCAATCAGGACCTGCTGGACTCTATGCCCACCGAGTATGAGTCGGATCAGATACGTTGGGTTCGCTTTGACAATCCTCTTGACATCATTATTGATGGTAAGAAAAGCAGAGGCTTGTTACTGCAGAATACCGAAATGGAAAAACCTTCAGAATAG
- the gdhA gene encoding NADP-specific glutamate dehydrogenase, with translation MNVQKLMSELEKKHPGEREYLQAVHEVLESIEEIYNQHPEFESAKIIERLVEPDRSFTYRVAWVDDEGTVQVNLAYRFQFNNAIGPYKGGLRFHPSVTPSILKFLGFEQTFKNALTTLPMGGAKGGSDFNPKGKSDGEIMRFCQAFMTELWRVIGPQTDVPAGDIGVGGREIGYLYGMYRKLAQENTGVLTGKSLTWGGSLIRPEATGFGGIYFVEAMLATRKTNFKGKTVSVSGFGNVAWGAALKATEKGAKVIALSGPDGYIFDEAGMTQEKIAYMLDLRNSNQDVVAPYATKFPGAKFVAGKKPWEVKVDIALPCATQNELNGDDAQTLLKNGVMCVGEISNMGCTPEAIAAFIKAKILYAPGKAVNAGGVATSGLEMSQNSMKLSWSAEEVDAKLQSIMHSIHVACVEHGTGKDGFINYVNGANIAGFMKVAKAMVEQGVI, from the coding sequence ATGAATGTACAGAAATTAATGTCCGAGCTTGAAAAAAAGCACCCAGGCGAAAGAGAATACCTCCAAGCAGTGCACGAGGTATTAGAGTCAATTGAAGAAATTTATAACCAACACCCAGAATTTGAGTCTGCAAAGATCATCGAGAGATTGGTTGAGCCAGATAGATCATTCACTTATAGAGTGGCTTGGGTAGATGATGAAGGAACTGTTCAAGTTAACCTTGCTTACCGTTTCCAATTTAATAATGCGATTGGACCTTATAAAGGTGGTTTGAGGTTTCACCCAAGTGTAACTCCTAGTATTCTTAAATTCTTAGGTTTCGAGCAGACCTTTAAGAATGCACTTACCACACTTCCTATGGGTGGTGCAAAGGGTGGTTCCGATTTCAATCCAAAGGGTAAGAGCGATGGTGAAATAATGCGTTTTTGCCAAGCCTTTATGACCGAATTATGGAGAGTGATTGGTCCTCAAACCGACGTTCCTGCTGGTGATATTGGAGTTGGTGGTCGCGAAATTGGATACCTTTACGGTATGTACCGCAAACTTGCTCAAGAAAATACTGGTGTTCTTACCGGAAAAAGTTTAACATGGGGCGGTTCACTTATTCGTCCTGAAGCTACTGGATTTGGTGGTATTTACTTTGTTGAGGCCATGCTTGCTACCCGCAAGACGAACTTTAAGGGTAAAACTGTATCTGTATCTGGTTTCGGTAACGTGGCTTGGGGTGCTGCTCTTAAGGCTACAGAAAAGGGTGCTAAGGTTATCGCTCTTTCTGGTCCTGACGGCTACATCTTTGATGAGGCTGGTATGACCCAAGAGAAGATTGCATACATGCTTGATCTCCGTAATTCGAATCAAGATGTTGTTGCTCCTTACGCAACGAAGTTCCCAGGTGCTAAGTTTGTAGCTGGTAAGAAACCTTGGGAAGTTAAGGTTGATATCGCTCTTCCTTGCGCAACCCAGAATGAACTTAACGGTGACGACGCTCAAACTCTTCTTAAGAATGGCGTTATGTGCGTTGGCGAAATCTCCAACATGGGTTGTACTCCAGAAGCTATTGCTGCATTTATTAAAGCTAAGATTCTATATGCTCCAGGAAAGGCAGTTAATGCAGGTGGCGTAGCTACATCTGGTCTTGAAATGAGCCAAAATAGCATGAAACTAAGCTGGTCAGCTGAAGAAGTTGATGCTAAACTACAATCAATTATGCACAGCATTCATGTGGCATGTGTTGAACATGGTACAGGTAAGGATGGATTCATTAACTACGTTAATGGTGCAAACATTGCAGGCTTCATGAAAGTTGCGAAAGCAATGGTTGAGCAAGGTGTTATTTAA
- a CDS encoding OsmC family protein yields METVRTKYIGDLRTEATHVRSSVKITTDAPVDNQGKGEFFSPTDLLATSLGSCMLTIMGISARTHGFNIDGTEVSITKVMGTEPRRVVEVVVELTFPHNNYSAKERKLLQLSAKECPVANSLHPDLKQNIIFKFKE; encoded by the coding sequence ATGGAAACGGTAAGAACAAAGTATATTGGAGATCTTCGAACAGAAGCAACTCATGTGCGCTCGAGTGTGAAAATTACCACTGATGCGCCAGTTGATAATCAGGGAAAAGGAGAGTTTTTTTCACCTACCGATTTATTAGCTACTTCTTTGGGAAGTTGTATGCTTACTATTATGGGAATATCGGCTCGAACTCATGGGTTCAATATCGATGGAACTGAGGTAAGTATTACTAAAGTTATGGGAACTGAACCGAGAAGGGTTGTTGAGGTGGTTGTGGAGCTTACATTTCCTCACAACAACTACTCTGCCAAGGAGCGGAAGTTGCTTCAACTTTCGGCTAAGGAGTGTCCTGTTGCTAATAGCTTACACCCAGATCTAAAACAGAATATTATTTTCAAGTTTAAGGAATAA
- the fabD gene encoding ACP S-malonyltransferase, with the protein MKAYVFPGQGAQFVGMGKDLYDNNPAAKELFEKANEILGFRITDLMFTGTDEDLRQTKVTQPAIFLHSVILAKSLGSNFKPEMVAGHSLGEFSALVSAGALTFEDGLRLVYKRAMAMQKACEIEPSTMAAILGLEDEKVEQICQSIDEVVVPANYNSPGQLVISGSMKGIEIACEKMKEAGAKRALPLKVGGAFHSPLMEPARKELEEAIIATTVSKPICPIYQNATAQAVLDPEVIKKNLVAQLTAPVRWTQSVKNMVADGATFFTELGPGAVLQGLVKKIEKVEAESIQSL; encoded by the coding sequence ATGAAGGCATACGTGTTTCCCGGACAGGGAGCCCAATTTGTAGGCATGGGAAAAGATCTTTACGATAACAACCCCGCAGCCAAAGAGCTTTTTGAGAAAGCAAATGAAATTCTTGGATTTCGCATAACCGACTTAATGTTTACAGGCACCGATGAGGATTTGCGCCAAACTAAAGTAACGCAACCAGCAATATTTTTGCATTCGGTTATACTGGCAAAATCTTTGGGTTCAAACTTTAAGCCCGAAATGGTGGCAGGACACTCATTGGGAGAGTTCTCCGCACTCGTTTCTGCTGGAGCACTAACCTTTGAAGATGGTCTCCGTCTAGTGTATAAGCGTGCAATGGCCATGCAAAAGGCCTGCGAGATTGAGCCATCAACCATGGCCGCAATCCTAGGCCTTGAGGACGAAAAGGTTGAGCAAATTTGCCAATCCATTGATGAAGTAGTCGTTCCTGCAAACTACAACAGCCCTGGCCAGTTGGTTATTAGTGGATCAATGAAAGGGATTGAGATTGCCTGCGAAAAGATGAAAGAAGCAGGGGCAAAACGTGCTCTACCGCTTAAAGTAGGCGGTGCCTTTCACTCCCCGCTTATGGAACCAGCTCGCAAAGAATTGGAAGAAGCAATTATTGCTACTACCGTAAGCAAGCCCATTTGCCCAATCTATCAGAATGCTACGGCACAAGCAGTTTTGGATCCGGAAGTTATTAAGAAGAACTTGGTTGCTCAACTCACAGCACCAGTTCGCTGGACCCAAAGCGTTAAGAACATGGTTGCCGATGGTGCTACCTTCTTCACCGAGTTAGGCCCTGGTGCAGTGTTGCAAGGTTTGGTTAAGAAAATCGAAAAGGTTGAAGCCGAAAGCATTCAATCACTATAA
- a CDS encoding porin family protein: protein MRTIILVVTFCFASLTMSAQVLKIGNREFGFVYAGPKIGLGFSRISNADESFGGSEVKFRTGLELGIVGKIGITDRLSIQPELTFLQRGVKTDNNGFESKYKVSYLSIPVLAKYSLKALGFAKIHAIGGVYSSVRTGGEVEFKDAAGTSTQKLDNSGWRRMDYGFSVGVGAELPKTKGTWVFDIRYDYSIMDVHKSDDTYNSNRTIGASVTYLFDFVDLYKRMKDTKKKTVAAGN from the coding sequence ATGAGAACAATTATACTTGTTGTTACCTTTTGCTTTGCTTCTCTTACTATGTCTGCCCAAGTGCTTAAAATTGGAAATCGTGAATTTGGGTTTGTCTATGCAGGACCTAAAATTGGATTGGGTTTTTCCAGGATTTCCAATGCGGATGAATCTTTTGGTGGGAGTGAGGTGAAATTTCGTACCGGTTTGGAGTTAGGGATTGTTGGAAAGATTGGTATTACCGATAGACTTTCCATTCAGCCGGAACTAACTTTCTTGCAGCGCGGCGTGAAAACCGATAATAATGGGTTTGAAAGTAAGTATAAGGTTAGCTATCTTAGTATTCCAGTCTTGGCTAAGTATTCACTTAAGGCATTGGGTTTCGCTAAGATTCATGCGATAGGAGGCGTGTATTCCAGCGTAAGGACAGGGGGAGAGGTTGAGTTTAAGGATGCGGCAGGTACTTCTACACAAAAACTCGATAATTCCGGATGGCGTCGAATGGACTATGGTTTTTCTGTTGGAGTTGGGGCCGAGTTGCCTAAGACTAAAGGCACATGGGTGTTCGATATTCGTTATGACTACAGCATAATGGATGTGCACAAGAGTGATGATACCTATAATTCGAACAGAACGATTGGTGCCTCTGTTACCTATCTCTTTGATTTTGTTGACTTATACAAGAGAATGAAAGATACGAAAAAAAAGACGGTTGCTGCTGGTAATTAA
- the folE gene encoding GTP cyclohydrolase I FolE, which translates to MEIINNGTSINENEGYAKIERWNPEKTRLIAEHYKSILSLIGEDPDREGLLDTPVRVAKAMQFLAQGYNTDPTEILRKAKFKEDYQQMVIVKDIELYSMCEHHMIPFYGKAHVAYIPNGYITGLSKIARVVDAFARRLQVQERLTVQIRDAIQETLKPLGVAVVIEASHMCMQMRGVQKQNSSTTTSAFTGAFLSHNKTREEFIHLIGVKLH; encoded by the coding sequence ATGGAAATAATTAATAATGGCACCAGCATCAACGAGAACGAGGGTTACGCAAAAATTGAGCGATGGAACCCTGAGAAAACAAGACTCATAGCTGAGCACTACAAATCCATTCTTTCACTAATTGGCGAGGATCCCGACAGAGAAGGGTTATTGGATACACCCGTAAGAGTTGCAAAAGCGATGCAATTTCTAGCTCAAGGTTACAATACCGACCCCACCGAGATTCTGCGTAAGGCAAAGTTTAAGGAAGATTACCAACAGATGGTTATTGTAAAAGACATCGAGTTGTACTCGATGTGCGAGCATCACATGATTCCATTTTACGGTAAAGCGCATGTTGCTTATATACCTAATGGATACATAACAGGACTAAGTAAGATAGCAAGAGTCGTTGATGCGTTTGCTCGCAGATTGCAGGTACAAGAAAGGTTAACAGTTCAAATTCGCGATGCAATTCAAGAAACGCTAAAGCCGTTAGGAGTTGCCGTAGTGATTGAGGCAAGCCATATGTGTATGCAAATGCGTGGTGTACAGAAGCAAAACTCATCCACCACCACATCTGCATTTACGGGTGCCTTCCTTTCACACAATAAAACTAGGGAGGAATTCATACACCTAATTGGAGTCAAGTTACACTAG
- a CDS encoding 6-pyruvoyl trahydropterin synthase family protein, with the protein MAEVLITRRERFNAAHRLFRPELSNDENYNVYGKCSNPNWHGHNYILFVTVKAQVNQKVGFAMNLKDLSTILKTEIIEKIDHKNMNLEVDFMRGKIASTENLTIAIWEVIAPLIEEKGATLHCVRVEETENNSAEYYGN; encoded by the coding sequence ATGGCAGAAGTACTCATAACCCGAAGGGAAAGATTCAATGCAGCTCATCGACTCTTCCGACCAGAACTTTCGAACGATGAAAACTATAATGTATATGGAAAGTGCTCTAATCCTAATTGGCATGGGCACAATTACATTCTCTTCGTAACGGTTAAGGCCCAAGTAAACCAAAAGGTTGGATTCGCCATGAACCTCAAAGATTTGAGCACGATTCTCAAAACTGAGATTATTGAAAAGATCGACCATAAGAACATGAACCTTGAGGTTGATTTCATGCGAGGGAAAATAGCCTCTACCGAAAATTTAACCATAGCAATTTGGGAAGTAATTGCGCCATTGATTGAAGAAAAAGGTGCAACTTTGCATTGCGTCAGAGTTGAGGAAACAGAGAACAATTCGGCAGAATACTACGGAAATTAA
- the rfaD gene encoding ADP-glyceromanno-heptose 6-epimerase, whose protein sequence is MIVVTGAAGFIGSGLVARLNLEGYNDIVLVDDFSRADKNKNFEGKTYSEMVDRETFHTWLQENHAQVEFVFHLGARTNTAEFDKAIFDKLNLGYSQMIWNACVEYGLPVVYASSAATYGMGEHGYSDDHAIIPQLKPLNPYGDSKNDFDKWALVQPKQPFFWAGLKFFNVYGPNEFHKSRMASVIFHSYNQIKASGKMKLFRSHNPKFSDGGQMRDFVYVKDLCDVMFFLMLHRKDSGIYNMGTGKARTFLDLTKATFKAMDVAEDIGFVDTPADIRDKYQYFTEADMSKLRSIGYAEPFTSLEEGVADYVKNYLIPGKYW, encoded by the coding sequence ATGATCGTAGTTACAGGCGCTGCAGGTTTTATTGGTAGTGGTTTAGTGGCAAGGCTAAACTTAGAAGGTTACAATGATATTGTTTTGGTTGATGATTTTTCGCGAGCCGATAAAAACAAAAATTTTGAGGGGAAGACTTATTCCGAGATGGTTGATCGGGAAACTTTTCATACTTGGTTGCAGGAAAATCATGCACAAGTGGAGTTTGTGTTTCACCTTGGAGCTCGTACTAATACGGCTGAATTTGATAAAGCAATCTTTGATAAGCTAAACCTTGGCTATTCTCAAATGATATGGAATGCCTGTGTGGAATATGGGCTTCCAGTGGTTTATGCCTCTTCGGCTGCAACCTATGGAATGGGAGAGCATGGCTATAGCGACGATCATGCCATAATTCCTCAGTTGAAACCATTGAACCCATACGGCGATTCGAAAAATGATTTCGATAAGTGGGCCTTAGTTCAACCCAAACAGCCTTTCTTTTGGGCAGGACTCAAGTTTTTCAATGTTTATGGCCCCAATGAGTTTCACAAGAGTCGAATGGCCTCGGTTATTTTCCATTCGTATAATCAAATTAAGGCTTCAGGCAAAATGAAGCTGTTCCGCTCGCATAACCCAAAATTTAGTGATGGTGGGCAAATGCGTGATTTTGTTTATGTTAAAGATCTTTGTGATGTGATGTTCTTTCTCATGCTGCATCGAAAGGATTCGGGTATCTATAACATGGGAACAGGAAAGGCTCGTACGTTCTTGGATCTGACCAAGGCCACTTTTAAGGCCATGGATGTTGCAGAGGATATAGGTTTTGTTGACACCCCCGCTGATATTCGCGATAAGTATCAATATTTTACCGAAGCCGATATGAGTAAACTTCGATCCATCGGATATGCAGAACCATTCACCTCTCTGGAGGAAGGTGTTGCCGATTATGTCAAAAACTACTTAATCCCGGGCAAATACTGGTAA
- a CDS encoding DUF1858 domain-containing protein, producing the protein MKITKATTVEDVITNVPLSVKYLCDKGIRCIKCGEPIWGTIEDLAKEKGLTSSEIDALVVDLQNLPTRN; encoded by the coding sequence ATGAAAATAACAAAAGCCACCACCGTAGAGGATGTAATCACTAATGTGCCCTTATCTGTAAAATACCTTTGCGACAAAGGAATTCGCTGCATCAAGTGTGGTGAACCCATATGGGGAACTATTGAAGATTTAGCCAAAGAAAAAGGGCTCACTAGCAGTGAAATTGACGCCCTTGTAGTTGACTTACAAAATCTACCAACCAGAAATTAA
- a CDS encoding superoxide dismutase: MPFELPKLPYDYNALEPYIDVTTMEIHHSKHHGAYTSNLNSAILGTELENMSLDDILKDISKRPVAVRNNGGGYYNHNLFWTILSPNGGGEPTGDIAKAINSQFGSFAAFKEEFNKAALSRFGSGWAWLVDVQGRLVISSTPNQDNPKMDVAELKGYPIFGIDVWEHAYYLKYQNRRNEYIAAFWSLINWDEINRRYSCI, translated from the coding sequence ATGCCATTCGAACTACCTAAATTACCTTACGATTATAACGCATTGGAGCCTTACATCGATGTCACAACCATGGAGATTCACCATTCCAAGCATCATGGCGCATATACTAGTAACCTAAACAGCGCAATCCTTGGGACTGAGTTGGAAAATATGTCATTGGATGATATCCTTAAAGACATATCGAAACGTCCCGTGGCTGTTAGGAACAATGGTGGAGGATACTACAATCATAATCTTTTTTGGACAATACTTTCACCAAATGGTGGTGGAGAGCCTACTGGCGACATTGCCAAAGCTATCAATTCTCAATTCGGTTCATTTGCTGCTTTCAAGGAGGAGTTTAATAAAGCGGCGTTGAGTCGTTTTGGTTCTGGTTGGGCGTGGTTGGTCGATGTGCAGGGACGGCTTGTCATAAGCTCTACACCTAACCAAGATAATCCCAAAATGGATGTGGCAGAGTTGAAAGGATATCCAATATTTGGTATAGATGTATGGGAACATGCTTACTATTTGAAGTATCAAAACCGAAGAAATGAATATATTGCTGCATTTTGGTCGCTAATAAATTGGGATGAGATTAATCGTCGCTATAGCTGTATATAG
- a CDS encoding superoxide dismutase: MIHELPKLPYSIDALEPHLSKKTFEFHYGKHHQAYVTNLNNLIVGSKFENATLETIIREGDGGIFNNGAQVWNHTFYFFQFSSEPLLMPSGPLAKAIDASFGSLPEFKEQFNKACATLFGSGWVWLAKNPQGKLEIIQESNAGNPLRQGLVPLLTCDVWEHAYYLDQQNRKPDYIQAFWNVLDWKIIEGRF, from the coding sequence ATGATACACGAATTGCCTAAATTACCCTACAGTATTGATGCACTTGAGCCACATTTGAGCAAAAAAACTTTTGAGTTTCACTACGGCAAGCATCATCAAGCTTATGTAACAAACCTGAATAATCTCATTGTTGGGTCGAAGTTTGAGAATGCCACTCTCGAAACAATAATTCGCGAAGGTGACGGTGGAATATTCAATAATGGAGCACAAGTATGGAACCATACTTTCTATTTTTTTCAATTTTCGTCAGAACCATTGCTGATGCCTTCGGGGCCTTTAGCCAAGGCCATTGATGCATCGTTTGGATCATTGCCTGAGTTTAAGGAGCAGTTCAATAAGGCTTGTGCTACACTCTTTGGATCGGGATGGGTTTGGCTTGCTAAAAACCCCCAAGGAAAACTTGAGATCATTCAAGAGTCAAATGCTGGAAATCCTTTGCGACAAGGGTTGGTGCCACTTTTAACCTGTGATGTATGGGAGCATGCCTATTACCTCGATCAACAAAACAGGAAGCCTGACTATATTCAAGCATTTTGGAATGTACTCGACTGGAAAATAATTGAAGGTCGATTCTAA
- a CDS encoding nitroreductase family protein, whose amino-acid sequence MNLSKIVVKNRSYRRFYQERPVLESNLLSLVDLARLSPSGRNLQPLKYCIINDAETCAQLFPLLAWAGYLKDWAGPEEGERPSAYIVMVEDTSIAAESAHDQGISAQSIMLGAVELGFGGCMIASIKRKEISELLNFSENLKPVLVLALGVPKEVVCIDPMPANGDVKYWRDEHQVHHVPKRLLSEIILKK is encoded by the coding sequence ATGAACCTTTCGAAAATTGTTGTTAAGAATCGAAGCTATCGCAGGTTTTATCAGGAAAGGCCTGTTTTGGAATCGAACTTGCTCTCGCTTGTCGATTTGGCTAGATTGTCGCCTTCCGGCAGAAACTTACAACCATTAAAGTATTGCATAATCAACGATGCCGAAACCTGTGCACAGTTATTCCCTTTGCTGGCTTGGGCTGGATACTTAAAAGACTGGGCTGGGCCCGAAGAGGGTGAGAGGCCATCGGCCTATATTGTGATGGTTGAGGATACTTCTATCGCCGCAGAAAGTGCACATGATCAAGGTATCTCCGCGCAAAGCATCATGCTTGGTGCTGTAGAATTAGGATTTGGGGGCTGTATGATCGCCTCCATAAAGCGCAAAGAAATTTCGGAATTGCTAAACTTCAGCGAAAACTTAAAACCGGTATTGGTGCTCGCCTTAGGTGTACCCAAAGAAGTAGTTTGCATTGATCCAATGCCGGCCAATGGTGATGTTAAGTATTGGAGGGATGAGCATCAGGTGCACCATGTCCCCAAAAGATTGTTGTCGGAAATTATCTTGAAGAAATAA